From the genome of Miscanthus floridulus cultivar M001 chromosome 10, ASM1932011v1, whole genome shotgun sequence, one region includes:
- the LOC136489186 gene encoding uncharacterized protein, whose translation MAQSSPTKKDRKHRGELVANTKKQEGNKPKQSRGGRGKFDEIMNKPCQNHGFLVNHLARDCQTYRREVTQQASKDKSKGGNLNKGKDRTDDDDQDGYPNVQGIMIIFRSPQGFKDCRREKVICHLIFTAAPTVPVYLKWLERPITFNRDDHPDHVVEAGRFLLVVSAIIEGMKMTKVLMDGGSSINILYNDAFQKPSVGAGKLCPSHSLFQGIVPGRRVTPHGTITLSIMFGDQVHYRKETLSVEVIDFNGPYYAILGMPCYAKFMVIPSYAYLKLKMPGPRGVITITGNF comes from the coding sequence ATGGCCCAATCCTCGCCCACAAAGAAGGATCGCAAGCACAGAGGCGAGCTTGTGGCCAACACCAaaaaacaagaaggcaacaagccCAAACAAAGCCGTGGAGGCCGCGGCAAGTTTGATGAAATCATGAACAAGCCATGCCAAAACCATGGATTCCTAGTGAATCACTTAGCCAGGGACTGCCAGACATACAGGCGAGAAGTCACCCAGCAAGCCAGCAAGGACAAGTCAAAGGGCGGCAATCTGAACAAGGGCAAGGATAGaactgatgatgatgatcaagatgGCTACCCCAACGTCCAgggcatcatgatcatcttccgCAGCCCACAGGGCTTCAAGGATTGTCGCCGTGAGAAGGTAATCTGTCATCTTATCTTCACTGCAGCCCCCACAGTCCCTGTTTATCTAAAATGGTTGGAGCGCCCAATCACCTTTAATAGAGACGATCACCCCGATCATGTTGTCGAGGCCGGTCGATTTCTGTTAGTGGTTAGTGCTATTATAGAAGGCATGAAAATGACAAAGgtcttgatggacggaggcagcagcaTAAACATCCTTTACAACGATGCCTTTCAGAAGCCAAGTGTTGGGGCTGGCAAACTATGCCCCTCACATTCTCTGTTCCAAGGGATCGTCCCTGGACGTCGGGTCACGCCGCACGGCACGATAACCCTATCCATCATGTTTGGTGACCAGGTACACTACCGCAAGGAAACACTTTCCGTTGAAGTCATTGACTTCAATGGTCCTTACTACGCCATCCTCGGGATGCcttgctatgccaagttcatggtgatccctagCTATgcctacctcaaactcaagatgccaggcccacgCGGCGTTATTACCATCACTGGTAACTTTTAA